cgatttttaagtcctggtatcttgcgattttttcatgttgcttctcggcgaccctgctatcacctggtattgcaatgtctatgattgtgaccttatttttctcaaccagtgtgatgtctggtgtattatgcgccagtattttgtcggtttgtatacggaaatcccacaagatcttgaccatctgattttctgtgactttttcaggctgatgttcccaccagtttgttgctgttttaatattataatttttgcacaaattccaatggatcatttgtgctactgaattgtgccgcaatttataatcagtctgtgcgatttttttttacagcagctgaggatgtgatccacagtttcatcagcttctttgcaaagtctgcatttggcatcatcagaggatttttcgattttggccttaatggcatttgtgcggatagcttgttcttgcgcagccaggattagtgactctgtttctttctttaatgcacctgttgttaaccataaccaagtttgttcactgtccactttatcttttattttaatattattattattattattattgataacccggcattgccccaGTATtgatttatcctaatcctgtattagacaggaaaagccctgattttagTTAGTTTTAagttagttacaaatgttttccccaATCCCGCCAGAAGCGTCAAGGGGAGTGATACCATCTGGTTGCTTTGCTAGCTGATGCACGATCCATTTGGTATGCTTTTTTTCTGATCTCGATTTTGAAGTGGCTTCTTGTCCGCGATATTTGCACTAAGCTGTTGGATGTTGTAGTTCTTTTATGTAATCTGTGTGAAGTATGTTGTGCTGTTTCTTGTTAGTGGTGCATGCCAGCAGAGGTTGCAATAATGTTTATTGATCTCATGGTCATACATTTGTcctgaaaaataaatcaaaagccTTGTCGAAAATGTCCGCACCAagctaatgttggatttcccccacttactagagggagccctcttgtggagtactgtggaaGCCTTTACCATGGCAAGTCCCCTGTgctgtacggtagaagccatttcgaggcacaacaggctgtatcttaacagaacacaccccgagaggtgttaggagtgtcttactcccacagttaTTAGTTTCCAGAGTGTTAAGTCAGCTGTGTACTAAATTTGATTGAAATTGCGTTCCAgatttatgctggaacacacacatacacagccatttaatatatatatagatttatcAACTCTTCAGCCATTACTTTGTAAACCCATTTTTCAtctccccttttctccccttGTCTTTTCTCCAATTTTGGTCAGATCTATAGTTTTCCCTCTAGGGCTCTCATCCCCAATATTTAGATGATGATGGTTATCCATTCAGTCGGGCCTAACTCTGGGCTAGGCGGAGTCTTCTGCACTGCGTCTTTGAGTTTTTGCTCTACATAAAGTCCGCTTCAATGTATTTGgtttattgtatttggtttatttgtatgccgcccttctccaggagggactcagggcggcgaacaactcaggggggaaatgatatccagccaccatgttctttggcatcctggtttccttttaccgctAACACTACCAAacctaattgctttctccagtgaattacCCCCCGTGGCAGATTTGCCAAAATGAGTAAGATGCAGTTTTCTAATGTTCCAGTGACACATCTGATGCTATGTGCTTCAATACTTTAATCAACGTTGCTGTCCAATGAAAAAGGGAGGCTTCTTCAGCACCATAGCTCAAAAGTCTATTTTCTTCCTGCCCCAACTTTCACAGTGTACCTCAGAGTTGTTCCTTAAATGCTCACAAAATGTATTTCTGCACAACAGCTTCAGTTGCCAACTCAAGTTTTTGATTGGAAACTGGGCCCAGAAAAGCATTCTCAAATTTTTTTCTCTCATTGGCATATTTGATCCAAAAGATaaatgtagtttttttaaaatagttttttattaaacattattacctttaaaaacagaaagaaaaatacaagaaaagagaaaacatacatagtaatataaagtaaatatacagccttttgtatcggcattcattagttatacattttttttaaagcgtaaaacatacagatacaaatacaattttaaacataacaccaccaccaccactaccccccgtggtgacagtcattcacagcccaacttttttctttccttcctcattgttaggtctctaagccacatcttctcattacaaagttcagggatctattacaatacccatgttcacttttaactttccccattttaagtccctgctgttctccttgtcgcccacatatgccataggttccagctaagataatgttccgtttctcctttgcccctcagccaacccgtcattctgtccatttctgcacatgagATAAACGTAGTTTTTAAGGATGTTCATTCACTGTGAATGTGGTTGTTTATCTCCTATTTGCTGCAGGAGTTTTCCTGGGTGTTATCATGTTTGTCTGTAGATCATTTGGCCTCTTGTTTGACTTGATCTGTCTCTGGCCCGGTGACTGGCATcttttattaaatcaaattataCAGCCATCCAAGTTCTTGCAGAGGTAAAACTCCGGATGGCTAAAGTTTCATAACTATAGGTGAACCTAATGGGGGAAGCGAATGCAATCCTTGTCGCCGTTATTATGTAGAACATCAAGTATTTCAATCTCCTATTGTGTTTTGCCCTAATTATCCCCAGGAGAAACATTTCCGGTTTGAATTCTATTTGACATTTAGTTAAATCCCGCAGCCAACTCCGTATAATCAGCCAATATCTTTCCGCTTTGGAACATGAGTGCAGGAGGCTAATTTTATCCCTTTCTTCATGTCTGACTCTTGTTGATTCTATGGGATAAGTTTGTCCACGTCTTCCGATCTTAACACTACTTATTTGCATGGGTTGCTGCTCTGACTGGTGTCAGCCAGTTGATGGTGTCTACCCATCGTGTTCTTTTTCGGCCTGGCTTCCTTTTAGCGCTAATTCTTCCAAAGATAATTGGTTTCTTCAGTGGATTTCCCAGCATAGTGTGGCCAAAATGAGTGAGGTGGCAATTGGGGGGACTACTCCCCCTTCCCCGCCTTCAAATGACACGTCGGGGGTTACGTGCGCCagtatttgctttattttaatcaCCTTTGCTGTCCAGGGAAATGCAGGAGCAGGTTTCATGGCTCAGAACGAGCCGGTTCTCTTCCTGTCCCGTCCTTTcttaaggtccaactttcacaagcTAGCTGCAGAGAGACGTGTTCATTAAATGCTCACAAATGTATTTTCCAACACAATTTTTTTTACCCGGAAACTGGGccgggaaaaaaaagtttttctaaCTTTCTCTCATTTACACATTTGACGCACAAGTGAAATACAGCTTTCAGTGGCATTATTTTGTCTCTCACTGTGAATCTGTTGGTAGCTTTTCAACTGAAAAGTAAATTCATTAAGTCCACTGAATATGTCGGCGAGGTAAGCACATCACATGAGCTGCTTCTCGTGTAAAAGTTTTGAATTGAGTAATTTTGAGTaattgagtaatttatttatatgccgcccttttccctggggggactcagggcggcttacaactcgaaaagggggggaaacaaacaattaacacataagacaatacatcattaaaagcacgacattcatactattcgggtgggttacagtctttaaccccaggcctgacgggatagccagattttaagggctgtgcggaaagcctgaagggtggtgagggttcgaatctccacggggagatcgttccagagggtcggagctgccaccgagaaggctctcctccgcgtagttgccagtcggcattgactggcagatggaactcggaggaggcctaatctatgggatctaattggtcgcgtggaggtgattggcagtaggcggtctctcaagtacccagatccactaccatgaagggctttatgggtgacaagtagcaccttgaagcgtatccggagatcgacaggtagccagtgcagctcgcggaggataggtgttatgtgggtgaagcgaggtgcacccacaatcgctcgcacggccgcattgtTTTATCCTACCTTATTTTTTCTATTCACAGATTTGAATGGATATCAGTCCAGCTTCCCTTACTGACTTTTCTTTTTAGAAGCCGCCTAGAAAGGCGATCGCGTGACTCCCGGATACTACAACCCTCATAAATACAGGCCAATGACCAAAGCGCCtggaattttgatcccgtgactgtAGGGATGTTGTAACGGTCGTAAGTTTGAGGACTGGTCATGAGTGGCTTCAAACGATCGCTACTTGaattgttgtaagtagaggagTATTAGGCAAAGCAATGTGCCCACTTCCTGTTTGCCCTACCCGATTTAACCCCCCCTTCCTTACCTGCGGTGTAGATGTCGAAGTAAGTGGGTTTGTTGGCCACATTTCCCACGGGCTCCAGGCCCGGTCCACGGGCTGACACCTTGCTGGCGTCCCCGAGCGCCATGCCCACGTTGACTTCAAGGGGGCTCCGGTCAATATTTTGACCAGCAAAAAGGACAGTGACCTGGAAGAGCAGAGGGGAAAAATCGGGAGAAACTCAGCAAAGAGAGAGAAACtgactttccccccccaaaataagaccccatTGGAGGCCAACCCTACCTGGGACAAACTCTGGGCACTGGGGGGAAGTGGGTGGGGGGTGGCCTACCTCCTCCGTGTGTCCCTCGGGGTCTTCGATGTAGACCAGCACTTCTCCCAAGCCTGCCTCGACAGTCTCCACTGTGAAATGGGCTGATTTCAGCACCGTGTTTCCGTGGGGTTCGATACCTGGGGAAGAAGGTGAGACagcttttgattgattgattgattgattgattgattgagagtttatttatatgccgcccttttccctggggggactcagggcggcttacaactcgaaaagggggggaaacaaacaattaacacataagacaatacatcattaaaagcacaacattcatactattcgggtgggttacagtctttaaccccaggcctgacgggatagccagattttaagggctgtgcggaaagtctgaagggtggtgagggttcgaatctccacggggagatcgttccagagggtcggagctgccaccgagaaggctctcctccgcgtagttgccagtcggcattgaccggcagatggaactcggaggaggcctaatctatgggatctaattggtcgcgtggaggtgattggcagtaggcggtctctcaagtacccagatccactaccatgaagggctttatgggtgacaagtagcaccttgaagcgtatccggagatcgtcaggcagccagtgcagctcgcggaggataggtgttatgtgggtgaagcgaggtgcacccacaatcgctcgcgcggccgcattgtTTGTTTCTGCGGCCCTCAAAATGGTTCAGGACCTTCAATTAACTCTTTGGCTTGTTCCTGAGTTTGCGAGCGGGGCCagcagcaatgttccctctaatgtTTTTtccgtgtgagcggaaaagtatagtgtttgagcagcacattttcatacctgagcacctggattttttccatagatgtcacccaagacaatgaacttagtattatttgaaactcaattctaccatgtaaatatccattaagtaaagaaatctccctatacaggtagtcctcaatctacgaccataattgagcccaaagtgtctgttgctaagggagacatttgttaagtgagttttgccccattttgcatcctttcttgctacagttaagtgaatcactgcggttaaatcagtaatctggttgttaagtcagtctgactttcctactgactttccttggcagatggttgcaaaaggacactgcaaccattataaatatgaggcagttgccaaagacccaaattttgatcctatgaccatggggatgctgcaatgatcatgtgtgaagaacagctgtcattcacttttttcagtgctgatgtagctttagtcattaagtgaactgttgtaagttgaggactatactttcccccttactatccaatagtctgcagtgatattagcaagttatgaataaattaccaacatttcatttattaagatttataggccgggcttcggggggaggagcctgccgccgtcgggagctcaacgaagctcctgtcaggattctggttcgtatatcttataagatctatagatatctcccctttctggcagaaaggggcagggagaaggtcagtcgttaggatctctttgtaattcatagcttttttttgctgtgaatggagaagaggttcaacattagctgagcctttactccggccagttttccgcgctgccttttttgcagccctaggcagattgccccccccccaggacaaagctaagctatttaaaagtcaatccgggcggggaccattcctgaggaatttcttctattactatctaaaataccagcttcaatttcgcaaaaggctccctttcttttttagctgcgtcacaagatggcgatctcgtagcttttgtgtttgatgtgacgtacttagtcagccctaccctcctgaaggcttctccgtactaattgctaaaagattaactgaggggagcagagactttgatttttggctcgcttgattgcttgtcttttatttttactctggaatggctcccaaatctaaacagaagcgcttccttaataacatatctccaaaaactgctatgaagccgctacccttgcctcctacaccctccacgggagatttgttaacacaagaatttcttctcaaaacgcttaatgatttcagacaggaaattaatcaactgatatcggatttatatgatcaatttgatgctaaaattgctcaggcaaagaaggatatgatcggagtaatgacagtcatgacagattatattgctgaaacggaggacaaattggaacttttggaagaaactaatcttaatttgatatccaaaattcaaacgttacaacaggaaattgaaaatgctcaaaaacaacttgtcatgataaattataataagactgcctttgcaattagagttagaggattgcgtgaaaaccaacaggagaatttgaaacagatcttctttgaggctatcagccgcttggtgggaagtccgggatttaactttgattggcagattcaaagaatttaccgccagaattcgtgggtagcaaaacagcgacagcttccgagggacataattatatactttaccacaagggaatccagaaatgagataatacagaggctttacagcaagaggttgagaattgatggacaggacttgattgtttttaaagagataccatctcaaatattaagaacaaggagagagtacgctttcttaaccgaagaactcagaaattctcagattccatacaaatgggaagtcccagctggtattacagttacatttggcaaccaaaaacaccgcattaattctgtctgtgaagcccgagaattttactacgagaccctgaaggcgggacttcctgattcatccggacctggagagagacaaggagaaggagaagacaaacagcgagacacgtggctacaaggcggagggtgttgctttcctcttccggaagggcagaagactaaagaataaagacttagcgatgttcttaaagctttatgatttccgtctgggataaaatgggaaagttgtatatcgatgatgagacatggagactgaaagaagcgttgctgattgtggacacatattgtatataagatttgtctgaactctaactcaaattgcacatgaattattttcctaggcgaggagagcggagattgcgatctttttgagttgtggtctgggacgaacggagttgggaggcgcgtgggagagggaagggtagcgaaagcttaattagactacctggggctagaatgcaagctgatgtttgtttgagttgctatttcaatataaggtcaagaaagattggtcggagagtcttcaggaaagtggagtaaatatgggaggagcaatggatgcggataaaatatatatgtggatatggataaaggcagggtggaaggtaaaaaaatttacatgtggaggtgggtaaggatagaaagggaggtgttggaaatgaaaaatgaaagaagtacttgagtttaatggttttatagaaaggtttggatattcggataaaaaagagataaattaaaggtctgaatagatagacaaagcaatgagacttttagttggggaatcctaattgatcaacttacctggctctaatacagtttgaaaccctgcaagtagtaaaataaccgaaatttggaatgagctacattgtttaagatttacagataatgggaagctgtgttaacgtagtgggtttattgacccttcttgtttctcctttctttttgtgtgtgtgtgtgtttttttttttattttgtattttttactattctctttttttttctttggctttacttttattttatttttttaattttaaagttagctggccttattatactcaaatgcttgttaaagaattatgccgggtatgggacctgcgaagccgtaagggggttagggaggggggattataggggggaggggggagggtggaattacagtttcaattcttagaacaataagaattcacttgtatactgcggctcgttttccttttttctttttttctttttctcctttatttttgaactgaaatgtatggatacaccaaagcgaggagaagagggaaagaggagggagaagtaaagagggagtgagagggaatgtaaggagggtgagatggagggagggggagatgtctgagggggaagggaagtagaagaggggaatgctggaggggtgaaatgaaagttggagggggagaagagagggtgtatgggggaatgaagtgtcatgttgggttttttttttctctttttttttttatgcacagtatataagtgattgtataaaatgaaaatgaaaatgaaataaataaaatgtattaaaaaaagatttataggccgcccttttccctgaggggactcagggcggcttacaatcacgagggaggggagtgcagtatcaaaaacaaaacaaaatgtgaacaaagaaaaatagtaaaacacaactttcgttcagcaatcaacactcgggcgggtgaattgggaacctatccccaggcctgctgggagagccagatcttgagggctgcgcggaaggtctggatggtggtgagggtacggatctcaacggggagatcattccacagggtcggagctgcaacagaaaaggctctcctccgtgtagtcgccagtcggcattgactggcagatggaattcggaggaggcccagtctgtgtgatctaattggtcgaagggaggtaatcggcagaaggcggtctctcaagtacccagatccactaccatggagtgctttaaaggtggtcatcagtaccctgaagcgcacccggagaccgacaggtagccagtgcagctcgcggaggacgggtgtaacgtgggcgaaccgcggtgcgcccactatcactcgcgcggctgcattctggactaactgtagtcgcaggatgcacttcaagggcaaccccatgtagagcccattgcagtattccagcctagagatcacaagggctcgagtgactgttgcgagagcttcccggtctaggtagggccgcaactggcggaccaggcgaacctgggcaaatgcccccctggtcacagctgacagctgatggtcaaaagtcagctgtgggtccaggaggactcctaagttgcggaccctatctgaggggtataaaatttgaccccccagcctaagtgttggtacattagccaaattgttgggagggaagcacaacagccactcggtcttgtccgggttgagtaccagtttgttagcgctcatccagttcttaacggcctcaagaccctggttcatcacgtccaccgcttcattgagttggcacggggcggacagatacagttgcgtatcgtccgcatattggtggtattttatcccgtgcctccgaatgatctcgcccagcggtttcatgtatatgttaaatagtaggggggataggaccgaaccctgcggcaccccacatgttaggggcctcagggacgatctctgccccccgaccaacaccgactgcgacctgtccgagaggtaggaggagaaccactgcaaaacagtgcctcccactcccacctcccgcagtcgtcgcagaaggataccatggtcgatggtatcgaaagccgctgagaggtcaaggagaaccaggatggacgcatagcctccatctctggccctccagagatcatcggtcaatgcgaccaaagcggtttctgtgctgtaaccaggtctgaagccagactggaaggggtcaagataactagcttcctccaaggcccgttgaagctggaaggccaccaccttctcaacaaccttcccgataaaggggaggttggagacaggacgaaagttgtttaaaatggctggatccaaggatggtttcttcaggaggggtctcaccaccgccgttttaagtacggcggggaagtgcccctcccgaagggaggcggtcacgaccgcctggatccagccatgtgtcacctccctgctgttggcaaccagccaggagggacacgggtccagaatacaggtggaggcacttacagctcgaatggccctgtccacgtccccagaggcaacatcctggaactcaacccagagatgatttgccaagtaatcctcctgtgtctcggctggatctactgcggtggagtccaagtccgaccgaaaccgagctactttgtccgccaagaattgagcgtagtcctcagccctaccctgcaaggggtctcccgcgtccctcctgttaaggagggagcgggttatcctaaacagggcggctgggcgtgactcggcggacgcaaccaaggcagaaatgtatgatcttttggcagttcttaatgcccggacatagtccttggtgcaggtagacagaagtgctcggttcgcctcggacttatcggacctccacaggtgctctaggcatctcctccggcgtttcttctcccagagctcctcggtgaaccaaggaggcctccgggatccactgacccggaggggccgtagtggcgcaatccgatcaagagactccgacgccgccgaatgccaggcggcaaccagagtctccgccgaactgtgggcaaaagtatcaggaataaccccaagctccgtctggaacctcaacgggtccataagtcgcctggggcggaaccacctggtcggttcctcctccctacggtgggggtttggcctccggaagtcaagcctcagtaggcagtggtctgaccacgacaggggtatgatctcattacccctcagaccaagatcacacatccactgctccgagaggaatacgaggtcgagcatgtgacccgctgcatgggttgggccccgaattacctgggtcaagcccatggctgtcatggaagccatgaactcctgcgccccatcagagcgttcaccgagcgatggcaaattgaagtcccccagaactataagcctggggaactcaactgccagctcggctactgactcgaggagcgaggggagggatgctgcaacgcagttgggaggcaggtacgttagcagcaaacccacttgacccttgaggtccaactttatcagcagggactcacacccgacaagctccggagcagggaccctacaaggtaacagagactcccggataacaatagccacaccgccaccccttccctgggctctcagctgatgaagcacctgaaatccctctgggcacatctctacaagggggactcctccttctgtgcccagccaggtttcagtaatacatgccaggtctgccctctcgtcaacaattaagtcccggatgagaggagctttgtatacaacagacctggcatttagcgacaacagcctgagaccagggtcctgactactcgcgccatctggtcttggagtggggctcatagggccggaaggagggatctctgtgatgtagcgaaccctccttccccggtaatggccagccctaaagtccccgccgtatctgcccctccccgtaatgaccgtaatgctccgacccactcccgtggcagtagtccccccaaccacctcactgacccccgccttccccggcaggccctccgagtcaaacattctcatttatccactctaacaattcccacgtaatatttaaaacatataaaaatacaataataacaattaataaaagtgggccattcattcaattccagccaactcccatacactcatcatactattttaaaattgcgCAATTATAACGTATAGTAATGAGGAAACGGTGGAGGAAGTGGTGATCCGTTCCTCTCCCTTCTCatgtcctggggagatgtccttggccaccaagtcaaaagtgcgTAATATATAAGGTGGCTATATACAAACAGGATTGAATGTGAAGATCCAAAATTCATGGGCGGCAACCATGCAGTCTTACCCTGCCggtggaggttagcgggctgtatatttaaaagtctctttcctaaagatggataagggccccaatgtagggggccagagttcgaggctgacttgtgCCACTCTAGCAGATGGAGGGGAAAGTACTGGTGTTTCCGGGGCTCAGTCCTCGCCACTGCAgtcgccatcctctatcgctccctgccagctcagccacaatcctactcctcctaatggttaagtAAGCCGGGAGTAAGCCAGTTCATCATATGCTGTACACTAGTTTTGAAATACAGTTCAAAGATGCAAAATCAAAATGttcttaagaaaaagaaaggtgtACTCTACTGTTAGTTACTTACTGACTGACTATGGTTTCTTTTATAATATCATTTCTTTTAGAACACCTTTGCATTTTGCCTGTGCTAATGGATATACAGATATTGTTACTTTCTTGGTGGACAACAAATGCCAACTAGATAGCTGTGATGAAGAGAAGAGATCTCCATTAATGGAGGTAtgcatttaaaataatgcaaatttaCTAGTAATATAAAGCCAAATTTCTATAATTTCTGTTTTAATCAAAACTATCAGTATAATAAATTGTTAGTCTTGCTTATAATCAAAAGGGACCAAGGGAAATCTGTagctttattttgtttaaattataGACAGTATTGCCTAGATTTATGAATTGTTGTAGacctaacatcttcttaaatatttAGGCGGTGGAATGTCAGCAAGAATTCTGTGCAATTTATCTGCTTGAACATGGAGCAGATCCTAATCTGAAGGACATAGACAATAACACTGCCCTCCACTTTGCTGCCTCTTATTCTAATATATCTCTAGCAAAATATCTGCTTGAAAAGAAAGCTGAcattgaaggaaaaaataaggTAAAATCCCAGTAGTTTACTTAATATATTAAGTAGTTTTTGATTTTGTATAAGCTAATACatattctggtttttttaaaaaattaacatcatttacagaaaaaaa
This genomic interval from Thamnophis elegans isolate rThaEle1 chromosome 7, rThaEle1.pri, whole genome shotgun sequence contains the following:
- the ANKRD7 gene encoding ankyrin repeat domain-containing protein 7 is translated as MVKTPLHFACANGYTDIVTFLVDNKCQLDSCDEEKRSPLMEAVECQQEFCAIYLLEHGADPNLKDIDNNTALHFAASYSNISLAKYLLEKKADIEGKNKDACTPLIVAVAENNQEMVEFLLQRNASVYATDKLGRSAEYF